The following coding sequences lie in one Heliangelus exortis chromosome 6, bHelExo1.hap1, whole genome shotgun sequence genomic window:
- the PTPRN gene encoding receptor-type tyrosine-protein phosphatase-like N isoform X3, which yields MGRRLLRALLCLLLLAGRGLLRDGGASATATAAHGCLFDRRLCSPQEVCVQDGLFGQCQVGSVQDRPYFQVTSHVLQRLQDVLRHLMAQGLSWQDGITQYVISQEMERIPRLRPPPPLEPMARDRFLPLRSSPRRAPLTTDPGLPAAQHLGQLPPLLPSPMVQRYLEHVLLPPSPQLGYEEAVLNPYSYHRFGYQNGAHQLSSGSARQSPETSSLLGRVPAQAFFGAGPVPSYGGQPGTDGGHLFQDLGMLSLPREKAGHSDPASTRLQHSLRLSGDYRDTEEREQTAPLAAQPPPAQTDAAMKRLASLLASYGLGLPELSPQQLSSLSALLQLLQSSGAAGPEVLTVKRVGLQQGGAGGGVAQQMLEGDMQHREEPVHPTSTVPPPKIPNSSSLGDGLKDRAMSLPPPHAEPQQGLGGSALSPGNPTVVKKSYTEENGSGAQRGTRPPDEYGYIITDQKPLGLAAGVQLLELLAKHLHLSTASFINISVVGPALTFRIRQNPQNLSLADVANQAEYVKAKLEAELGLKVIQTGVGERNEAAAYSRPSHFGDGFHSVLLTFIALACVAGIAIAAAAAFCLRRHAKQREKERLAALGPEGAADTTFEYQELCRQHMAAKSFFGRAETSAAPAETSRVSSVSSQFSDAPQPSPSSHSSTPSWCEEPVQSNMDISTGHMILAYMEDHLRNRDRLAKEWQALCAYQAEPSICSIAQSEANLKKNRNPDYVPYDHVRIRLKAESNPSRSDFINASPIMVWEHGCTVIVMLSPLAEDSVKQCDRYWPDEGSSLYHIYEVNLVSEHIWCEDFLVRSFYLKNVQSQETRTLTQFHFLSWPAEGIPATTRPLLDFRRKVNKCYRGRSCPIIVHCSDGAGRTGTYILVDMVLNRMAKGVKEIDIAATLEHIRDQRPGMVQTKDQFEFALTAVAEEVNAILKALPQ from the exons ATGGGGCGGCGGCTCCTCCGGGcgctcctctgcctcctcctcctggccgGCCGCGGGCTGCTGCGGGACGGCGGCGCCTCTGCTACCGCCACCGCCGCGCACG GTTGCCTGTTTGACCGGAGGCTGTGCTCCCCCCAGGAGGTGTGTGTGCAGG atGGGCTGTTTGGGCAGTGCCAGGTTGGCTCCGTGCAGGACAGACCCTACTTCCAGGTCACCTCTCACGTGCTCCAGCGCCTGCAGGATGTCTTGCGGCACCTCATGGCACAAG GGCTCTCATGGCAGGATGGCATCACCCAGTATGTGATCTCACAGGAGATGGAGCGCATCCCCCGCCTCCGCCCACCACCCCCGCTGGAGCCAATGGCCAGGGACAG GTTCTTGCCCCTCCGCAGCTCCCCACGGCGAGCCCCGCTCACCACAGACCCTggcctgccagcagctcagcatctgGGGCAGCTCCCACCGCTGTTGCCCTCCCCCATGGTGCAGCGTTACCTGGAGCACGTCCTGCTGCCCCCCTCACCCCAGCTGGGCTATGAAGAAGCTGTGCTCAACCCCTACTCCTACCACAGG TTCGGCTATCAGAATGGTGCTCACCAGCTCTCCAGCGGCTCAGCCAGGCAGAGCCCAGAGACCTCCTCGCTGCTGGGCCGGGTCCCTGCCCAGGCCTTCTTTGGGGCTGGCCCTGTGCCCTCCTATGGTGGGCAGCCAGGAACGGATGGGGGGCATCTCTTCCAGGACTTAGGCATGCTTTCCCTGCCCAGAGAGAAAGCTGGCCACTCAGACCCTGCCAGCACTAGGCTCCAGCACAGCTTGCGGCTCTCTGGTGACTACAGGGACACGGAGGAGAGGGAGCAGACAGCACCTCTAGCTGCCCAGCCTCCCCCTGCGCAGACAG ATGCTGCCATGAAGAGACTGGCTTCCCTCCTGGCCAGCTATGGACTGGGGCTACCAGAGCTGAGCCCCCAGCAGCTAAGCAGCCTCTCCgcccttctccagctgctccaaaGCTCTG gtgctgctggcccCGAAGTGCTGACAGTGAAACGGGTGGGTTTGCAGCAgggtggtgctggaggaggtgtCGCGCAGCAG atGTTGGAAGGGGACATGCAGCACAGAGAGGAGCCAGTGCACCCTACCTCCACAGTGCcaccccccaaaatcccaaacagcagctccttAGGGGATGGGCTGAAGGACAGGGCAATGTCCTTGCCACCCCCCCACGCCGAACCACAGCAGGGACTTGGTGGGAGTGCACTCAGCCCTGGGAATCCGACTGTGGTGAAGAAGAGCTACACAGAGGAGAATGGTAGTGGGGCACAGAGGGGAACACGGCCACCAGATGAATATGGCTACATCATCACAGACCAGAA gcccctggggctggctgctggcgtgcagctgctggagctcctTGCCAAGCACCTCCACCTCTCCACAGCCAGCTTCATCAATATCAG CGTTGTGGGTCCTGCGCTCACCTTTCGCATCCGGCAGAACCCCCAGAACCTCTCGCTGGCGGATGTGGCCAACCAGGCTG AGTATGTGAAGGCAAAGCTGGAGGCAGAGTTGGGCCTGAAGGTCATTCAAACAGGAGTGGGAGAG CGAAATGAGGCTGCTGCCTACTCACGCCCATCTCACTTTGGGGACGGCTTCCACTCAGTGCTGCTGACCTTCATTGCACTGGCCTGTGTGGCAGGCATTGCCATcgcagctgctgctgccttctgcctcCGGCGCCATGCCAAGCAGCGGGAGAAGGAGCGCCTGGCTGCCCTGGGGCCCGAGGGTGCTGCTGACACCACCTTCGAGTACCAG GAGCTGTGCCGCCAGCACATGGCTGCCAAGTCCTTCTTTGGCCGTGCCGAGACATCAGCAGCACCAGCGGAGACCTCGCGGGTCAGCAGCGTCTCCTCCCAGTTCAGCGATGCCCcgcagcccagccccagctcccacagcagcactCCCTCCTGGTGCGAGGAGCCTGTCCAGTCCAACATGGATATCTCAACTGGACACATGATCCTG GCCTATATGGAGGACCACCTCCGCAACCGGGACCGGCTGGCCAAGGAGTGGCAGGCTCTCTGTGCCTACCAGGCTGAGCCCAGCATCTGCTCCATTGCCCAGAGTGAAGCCAACCTGAAGAAGAACCGCAACCCTGACTATGTGCCCT ATGATCATGTGCGGATCAGGCTGAAAGCTGAGAGCAACCCTTCCCGCAGTGACTTCATCAATGCCAGTCCAATT ATGGTGTGGGAGCATGGCTGCACCGTCATCGTCATGCTGAGCCCCCTGGCTGAGGACAGTGTCAAGCAGTGTGATCGCTACTGGCCGGATGAAGGCTCCTCTCTCTACCACATCTATGAG GTGAACCTGGTGTCGGAGCACATCTGGTGTGAGGATTTCCTGGTGCGCAGCTTCTACCTGAAGAACGTGCAGTCACAGGAGACCCGCACTCTGACACAGTTCCACTTCCTCAGCTGGCCAGCTGAGGGTATCCCTGCCACCACCCGGCCCCTCCTCGACTTCCGCAG GAAGGTGAACAAGTGCTACCGGGGTCGCTCCTGCCCTATTATTGTGCACTGCAG TGATGGTGCAGGCAGGACTGGAACATACATCCTCGTAGATATGGTCCTGAACCGAATGGCCAAAG gggtgAAGGAAATAGACATAGCTGCTACACTGGAGCACATCCGAGATCAGAGGCCTGGCATGGTGCAGACCAAG GACCAGTTTGAGTTTGCATTGACAGCTGTGGCTGAGGAAGTGAATGCCATCCTGAAGGCACTGCCACAGTGA